A window of Garra rufa chromosome 16, GarRuf1.0, whole genome shotgun sequence contains these coding sequences:
- the LOC141288556 gene encoding uncharacterized protein produces the protein MTSNITDASQDGLINLIYHHLKDNGYKKAAKALRKHAPQVKTEEVKASLSEIFKKWASSDDGDILVPSGVQTAKGKKGSSTGTKSKTKAGVQTAKGKKGSSTGTKSKTTSPSAVSPKKSVNNTKTSGLAKKATKQKQKETVTKPRKRKKSTSEANPGNDSDSDSSLDVEKWKNMVFQISDADRAKMDILSTLDESPVPLPVPSAKRRTTKRPARAKKEGTPARKGKSKTLAKKATDNPENIPVMTDESETPTKKSKGKDTAVVSEHHEVKTPPKKSRNKKNSSTSGLDVVKSPKRTKGKTTNSSVQDETDKPETNHEINGLLETPLTTTKEVGVSDSEAKGTPKKVHFKDFLAQFEANRNDNGTSESSSTETPSKKPKKKKGQSEANDVETDNSPSNIKKVKKAASKLLETDLTSDQSETPSKKVKNKKSKSIEEPVSDETPSKKVKAKKTEGPSEIDQETTSEKADVSVESVKPDSSSEKAKLKANKSHSETVEPESQSKKDKAKKVKSTEEPGEVDTASKKLKTVTSDAGLLQSKSLKSILKKSKVIVAADMEIQNDVPSETPLKSSKSQVNNLDGVGLENEETSNQDQETPSKKRKHTREEACDVPAAEEATPEPKKAKKDKKKKSKEGENTDDLQPAVVEEEASAPLEISRKKKKKKKEKEREEEAEEIIPDDLSVSAPVEEVVVHKKKKKSSKEKRLSSDETHGLNST, from the exons ATGACCTCAAATATTACAGACGCCTCGCAGGACGGGCTGATCAATTTAATATATCACCACTTAAAGGACAACGGCTACAAGAAAGCAGCCAAAGCGCTGAGAAAGCACGCGCCCCAG GTTAAAACTGAAGAAGTGAAAGCATCCTTGAGTGAGATCTTTAAGAAGTGGGCAAG TTCAGATGATGGAGATATTCTGGTGCCTTCTG GTGTTCAGACTGCAAAGGGCAAGAAAGGCTCTTCAACTGGAACCAAGTCTAAGACCAAAGCTG GTGTTCAGACTGCAAAGGGCAAGAAAGGCTCTTCAACTGGAACCAAGTCTAAGACCACATCCCCCTCTGCTG TTAGTCCAAAAAAGTCTGTGAACAACACGAAGACTTCTGGGTTGGCGAAAAAAGCGACG AAACAGAAGCAAAAAGAAACTGTGACGAAACCAAGGAAAAGAAAAAAGTCCACCTCTGAGGCCAATCCAGGGAACGATTCCGATTCAGACTCTAGTTTAGATGTGGAGAAGTGGAAGAACATGGTTTTTCAAATATCAG ATGCTGATCGAGCAAAGATGGACATTCTCTCGACCTTGGATGAATCTCCTGTCCCCTTACCTGTCCCTTCAGCAAAACGAAGAACGACAAAACGGCCGGCAAGAGCTAAAAAGGAAGGAACCCCAGCCAGGAAGGGAAAGTCcaaaacactggcaaaaaaaGCGACTGACAATCCTGAAAACATTCCTGTAATGACCGATGAATCTGAAACTCCTACAAAAAAGTCAAAAGGCAAAGACACTGCAGTAGTTTCTGAACATCATGAAGTTAAAACACCACCCAAAAAGTCtaggaataaaaaaaatagtagtaCCTCAGGTCTTGATGTAGTTAAGTCCCCTAAAAGAACTAAAGGTAAAACTACTAACTCATCTGTTCAGGATGAGACTGATAAACCAGAAACAAATCATGAAATTAATGGACTTTTGGAAACCCCATTGACAACAACTAAAGAGGTTGGTGTATCAGATTCAGAAGCCAAAGGAACTCCTAAAAAAGttcattttaaagattttttagcCCAATTTGAAGCAAATAGGAATGATAATGGTACCTCAGAAAGCAGCAGCACTGAAACGCCATCTAAAAAGCCTAAAAAAAAGAAAGGCCAGTCTGAAGCCAATGATGTTGAAACTGACAATAGTCCCTCAAACATTAAAAAGGTTAAGAAAGCTGCTAGCAAACTGCTAGAAACCGACCTCACCTCTGACCAATCAGAGACGCCATCTAAGAAAGTGAAAAACAAGAAGTCTAAAAGTATTGAAGAGCCTGTTTCTGATGAGACTCCTTCTAAGAAGGTTAAAGCTAAGAAAACAGAAGGTCCTTCTGAGATTGACCAAGAAACGACATCTGAGAAAGCTGATGTCTCTGTAGAATCTGTGAAACCTGACTCTTCATCTGAAAAAGCCAAACTTAAGGCCAATAAAAGCCATTCTGAAACAGTTGAGCCTGAATCTCAATCTAAAAAAGATAAAGCTAAGAAAGTAAAAAGCACAGAAGAACCTGGTGAGGTGGACACAGCCAGTAAGAAGCTCAAAACGGTCACGTCAGATGCAGGTCTCCTGCAGTCTAAGTCTTTAAAGAGCATTTTGAAAAAAAGTAAAGTGATTGTTGCTGCTGACATGGAGATCCAGAATGACGTTCCTTCAGAAACGCCGTTAAAAAGTAGTAAATCACAAGTGAATAATTTAGATGGTGTTGGTTTGGAAAATGAGGAAACCTCTAATCAAGATCAAGAGACTCCTTCCAAAAAGAGAAAACACACAAGGGAAGAAGCTTGTGACGTCCCAGCAGCGGAGGAGGCCACGCCAGAGCCCAAGAAGGCCAAGAAAGACAAGAAGAAGAAAAGCAAGGAGGGTGAAAATACAGATGATCTTCAACCAGCAGTTGTAGAAGAAGAAGCATCCGCTCCTTTAGAAATAAGCCGGAAGAAAAAGA AGAAGAagaaagagaaggagagagaagAAGAAGCAGAGGAGATAATCCCTGATGATCTTTCTGTATCTGCTCCAGTTGAGGAGGTGGTAGTGCACAAAAAG AAAAAGAAGTCTTCCAAGGAGAAACGGCTCAGTAGTGATGAAACTCATGGACTCAACAGCACATAA